In Bactrocera oleae isolate idBacOlea1 chromosome 5, idBacOlea1, whole genome shotgun sequence, a genomic segment contains:
- the Cngl gene encoding uncharacterized protein Cngl isoform X1 has translation MKLSVSAYRAHASAHKKILSSGYHSQLNYGSTGAAISSSAVLQMADPTENAMSVSKDRHEIECNSDTDIVSPSGTSSSGRERTGTIRKMQRGSDNDNNSNAHYSDFKSPVQKKSDISEKPSDLDADWNRSNQRWMKLRTTVQISSAIQKKPPLKREDSFLKRFSTRQIPETQETVEDTGSESAFGESNKSTKRRRRFLQKRRSVVNPDENFYFYWLMILTVSVLYNLWTLIVRQSFPELQQAVPIFWFVCDTLTDVVFVFDIIVQLRTGYLEQGLMVYDDKKLALHYIHSRDFFFDIISLIPLDLIQLKIGANPLLRFSRFFKVYRCVKFYYIVESRTVWPNLWRVINLIHILLILAHWFGCFYYLLSEAEGFQGDWVYPYRPGDYATLTRKYLGSLYWSTLTLTTIGDLPTPETNAEPNFSVDGPRSIPRRGIRSRLLQFGSNYGYIFTIVSYLIGVFIFATIVGQVGNVITNRNANRLEFERLLDGAKTYMRHHKVPGGMKRRVLRWYDYSWSRGRIQGGGDINTALGLLPDKLKTELALHVNLSVLKKVTIFQECQPEFLHDLVLKMKAYIFTPGDSICRKGEVAREMFIIADGILEVLSETGKVLTTMKAGDFFGEIGILNLDGLNKRTADVRSVGYSELFSLSREDVLAAMKDYPEAQEILQTLGRKRLMEVRCVNKKHAKAQCNNAQSDHPHVYSNINRSDSSENSASKKIVYKLRKDVKGIRSMLKKTRTRRSDESLEIQPLQEILKKGNKTTLKRMSHVRSEEKEEKEEKTNQDKTPSPIGAGLPLLQRLRLLKEKQDREEKTAKAIPPQISPPHVHIANALSPQESIQEEPETEVNEALPLMQRLQMLRNKQETKSSDVKLTVKPNPAVSLKQKIQMLNFAGVPKTDPMNYKLKDDKSTTIDIDQKQTPKILDVQKYIKHDLGAINKSPKAVAGKSLKLIKPSINISSERSDSDMSIKPWSKLKLATIISTSSNNLAKFSPGDSDVEAKTYSSNEIPQTLSQRTSVFTSTTPSTNTLHSVTATSLNTKPTQKTVSANHFNESRKSYHSVFDLSPEYSGLPFVKRLKILNERQKLEELEKALQMRSFSLDSSKISSQFAVPEPLYRCFSDVSEMYSQFFTAYESSSSNSTNTSLSNYNIERKYKYIPPAYLPLSPEQNETAERRKLKCILQKLRHSSEECKSAFQSGNEDSRVTEKPNKILLREPTFEGPPNSAYRFNEDEQYDALRTTSEDKDKHVKISRAPIISAFGLNKCPENRVSSGTQIKAVSKRRNTIQLNNNVMQYTPSSSHTNQRTAKRLKTTIGDSLRTGDILNVEENFNRVWSEINDVIKNHITEMHLKFELQFSVMAREVRKRDEIIANLQSKIRNIELKTFSPRRKSELTRDKPSKLWVDVELESEDHASSSSSAELLFMRGDSLDTVFMSSPPQVQRHSSSSLFNNVCKDSSGYISSRSLYKNKSEGNITTGKQQKRNYVVSVSDLTGNLNMQDSVVLDIGDSSSSSSSSSKLNVKGKDIEQKHVEDNAFAHVHHNDWEVKMLAAEMDKQERKRANSTDFKCSNSILTRCRKFSDTEADISETDPEVESFSISRPRASSLDQFNLRYGIGKKIFKAISIDRDKNKL, from the exons gAACCGATCCAATCAACGATGGATGAAGCTTAGAACAACTGTCCAAATATCTTCAGCGATACAGAAAAAACCACCATTAAAACGTGAGGACTCCTTTTTAAAGCGATTCTCTACGCGACAAATTCCAGAAACTCAG gaAACGGTCGAAGACACTGGGTCGGAGAGCGCCTTTGGAGAATCTAATAAAAGTACAAAACGTCGGCGTCGATTTTTACAAAAGCGGCGATCTGTTGTTAATCCAgatgaaaacttttatttctaTTGGTTAATGATACTAACTGTTTctgttttatacaatttatggACTCTTATTGTGCGACAAAGCTTTCCTGAACTGCAG caAGCTGTTCCTATATTTTGGTTTGTTTGTGATACACTTACGGATGTAGTTTTCGTATTCGATATAATTGTCCAACTGCGCACAGGATACCTCGAACAAGGACTAATGGTTTATGATGATAAAAAATTAGCACTTCATTATATACATTCTAGAGATTTCTTTTTTGATATCATATCATTGATTCCCCTGGATTTAATACAACTCAAAATCGGTGCAAATCCTCTTTTACGGTTTTCAAGGTTTTTCAAG GTGTATCGATGTGTCAAATTCTATTACATTGTTGAAAGTAGGACAGTTTGGCCAAACTTATGGCGTGTTATAAActtaattcatattttattaattttggcgCATTGGTTTGGGTGTTTTTATTATCTACTATCGGAAGCTGAAGGATTTCAG gGAGACTGGGTATATCCTTACAGACCAGGAGATTACGCGACATTGACTAGAAAGTATCTAGGTAGTCTTTATTGGTCTACCCTTACCTTAACTACAATTGGAGATTTACCAACGCCCGAAACAAATGCAGA ACCAAATTTTTCAGTGGACGGCCCAAGATCTATACCTAGACGTGGTATACGATCTAGATTACTGCAATTCGGTTCCAATTATGG gtatatttttacaattgtcAGCTATCTTATTGGAGTTTTCATTTTTGCAACCATTGTCGGTCAAGTTGGAAATGTGATAACTAATCGTAATGCTAACCGTCTGGAATTCGAACGCTTGCTGGATGGAGCTAAGACTTACATGCGTCATCATAAG GTTCCAGGTGGAATGAAAAGGCGCGTGCTGCGTTGGTACGACTACAGCTGGTCTAGAGGACGTATTCAAGGAGGAGGTGATATAAACACAGCTTTGGGCTTACTGCCGGACAAGCTGAAAACAGAACTAGCGTTACATGTTAACTTGAGTGTCTTAAAAAAAGTCACTATATTTCAAGAGTGCCAACCTGAATTTTTACATGATTTGGTACTGAAAAtgaaagcatatatatttacaccaGGAGACTCCATTTGCCGTAAAGGTGAGGTAGCCAGAGAAATGTTTATAATAGCTGATGGTATACTGGAAGTGCTTAGTGAAACCGGTAAAGTGCTGACGACAATGAAGGCTGGCGACTTTTTCGGTGAAATCGGAATTCTGAACTTGGATGGCCTTAATAA GCGTACGGCTGATGTACGCTCAGTGGGTTATTCTGAATTGTTTTCATTGTCGAGAGAAGATGTACTCGCCGCTATGAAGGACTACCCCGAAGCACaagaaattttacaaactcttGGACGGAAGCGGCTTATGGAAGTTCGATGTGTAAATAAGAAGCACGCAAAAGCACAATGTAATAACGCGCAATCGGATCATCCACATGTATATAGCAATATTAATCGAAGCGATAGTAGCGAAAATAGTGCCTCAAAAAAAATCGTGTACAAATTAAGAAAAGATGTAAAAGGAATCCGAAGTATGCTTAAAAAGACAAG AACCCGAAGAAGTGATGAATCGTTAGAAATACAACCGCTGCAAGAAATCTTAAAGAAAGGCAATAAAACGACTCTGAAGCGAATGTCACATGTACGTTCTGAAGAGAAAgaggaaaaagaagaaaaaacgaaCCAAGACAAAACACCTAGTCCAATTGGTGCAGGGCTACCGTTGCTCCAAAGGCTACGATTACTTAAAGAGAAACAG GATCGCGAAGAAAAAACGGCAAAGGCAATCCCTCCTCAGATATCTCCCCCACATGTTCATATTGCCAATGCACTATCACCACAGGAATCAATCCAGGAAGAACCGGAGACTGAAGTAAACGAAGCACTTCCACTGATGCAAAGACTACAAATGTTAAGGAATAAACAGGAAACGAAAAGCAGCGACGTGAAGCTTACA GTTAAACCCAATCCTGCTGTGTCTTTAAAGCAAAAGATACAAATGCTTAATTTCGCTGGAGTGCCGAAGACAGATCCTATGAATTACAAGTTGAAAGACGATAAATCGACCACAATAGATATAGATCAAAAGCAGACTCCAAAAATACTTGATGTgcagaaatatattaaacacGATCTAGGTGCAATAAATAAATCGCCAAAGGCGGTAGCAGGAAAgtcattaaaattaataaaaccgtcCATAAACATCTCATCAGAACGCTCAGATAGTGATATGTCTATTAAGCCGTGGTCCAAACTTAAGTTAGCAACGATAATATCAACAAGTTCTAATAATTTAGCGAAATTTTCACCTGGAGATTCAGACGTAGAAGCAAAAACATATTCATCAAACGAAATACCCCAAACGCTTTCTCAAAGGACATCGGTTTTTACATCCACTACACCATCCACAAATACCCTACATTCTGTAACTGCAACCTCCCTAAATACAAAGCCTACACAGAAAACTGTATCAGCAAATCATTTCAACGAAAGCAGAAAATCGTATCACTCTGTTTTTGATTTATCGCCTGAGTATAGTGGGTTACCATTCGTAAAGCGTCTAAAAATTCTGAACGAACGTCAGAAGTTAGAAGAACTTGAAAAGGCACTACAGATGCGAAGTTTTAGCTTAGACAGTTCTAAAATAAGTAGCCAATTCGCAGTGCCAGAACCGTTGTATCGCTGCTTCAGTGATGTTTCTGAGATGTACTCGCAATTTTTTACAGCTTATGAATCCAGTTCATCTAATTCGACGAACACATCTCTGTCAAATTACAACATTGAGaggaaatacaaatatataccacCTGCCTATTTGCCTCTTAGTCCCGAGCAAAATGAAACTGCTGAACGCCGAAAGTTGAAGTGTATTCTACAGAAACTCCGTCACAGTTCAGAGGAATGTAAAAGTGCTTTTCAAAGTGGAAATGAAGACTCTCGCGTGACGGAAAAGCCCAACAAGATATTACTAAGAGAACCGACATTTGAAGG TCCACCCAACAGCGCTTACAGATTTAATGAAGATGAACAATATGATGCCTTGCGAACGACTAGTGAAGACAAAGATAAACACGTAAAGATTTCTCGCGCGCCCATAATTTCCGCTTTTGGATTGAATAAATGCCCAGAAAATCGAGTATCCAGTGGCACTCAAATAAAAGCCGTCTCAAAACGACGAAATACTATTCAACTTAATAATAATGTGATGCAATATACTCCGAGCTCATCCCACACTAATCAACGCACAGCAAAACGGTTGAAAACAACAATTGGAGACTCGTTGAGGACAGGAG aTATCCTTAACGTGGAGGAGAATTTCAATCGTGTTTGGAGTGAAATTAATGATGTAATTAAGAATCACATTACAGAAATGCATTTAAAATTCGAATTACAATTTTCGGTAATGGCCCGAGAAGTAAGAAAACGCGATGAAATCATTGCAAATCTCCAatcaaaaattagaaatatcGAATTAAAAACATTCTCGCCACGAAGAAAAAGTGAACTAACCCGTGATAAGCCTAGCAAATTATGGGTTGATGTAGAACTAGAGTCAGAAGACCATGCCAGCTCCAGTTCATCAGCAGAACTACTTTTTATG CGTGGGGACTCATTGGATACGGTTTTTATGTCATCTCCGCCACAAGTTCAACGACACAGTTCTTCATCGTTATTTAATAATGTTTGCAAAGACTCTTCTGGATACATttcttcacgaagtttgtacaaaaataaatcgGAAGGGAATATTACTACGGGCAAGCAACAAAAGAGAAATTATGTTGTTTCTGTATCAGATCTCACCGGTAATTTGAACATGCAAGATAGTGTTGTTCTAGATATTGGTGATAGTTCGAGCTCGAGTTCTTCTTCTAGCAAATTGAATGTTAAGGGTAAAGACATAGAGCAAAAACATGTGGAAGACAATGCATTCGCACATGTGCATCACAACGATTGGGAGGTAAAAATGCTTGCTGCAGAGATGGATAAACAAGAAAGAAAACGTGCGAACTCCACTGACTTTAAGTGTAGTAATTCGATTTTAACAAGATGTCGAAAATTTAGTGATACTGAGGCAGATATTAGTGAAACAGATCCCGAAGTTGAATCCTTCTCTATATCCAGACCCAGAGCTTCAAGTTTAGACCAATTCAATTTAAGATACGGTATTggaaaaaagatttttaaagcaattagtATCGATCgtgataaaaataaactttga
- the Cngl gene encoding uncharacterized protein Cngl isoform X4, whose protein sequence is MKLSVSAYRAHASAHKKILSSGYHSQLNYGSTGAAISSSAVLQMADPTENAMSVSKDRHEIECNSDTDIVSPSGTSSSGRERTGTIRKMQRGSDNDNNSNAHYSDFKSPVQKKSDISEKPSDLDADWNRSNQRWMKLRTTVQISSAIQKKPPLKREDSFLKRFSTRQIPETQETVEDTGSESAFGESNKSTKRRRRFLQKRRSVVNPDENFYFYWLMILTVSVLYNLWTLIVRQSFPELQQAVPIFWFVCDTLTDVVFVFDIIVQLRTGYLEQGLMVYDDKKLALHYIHSRDFFFDIISLIPLDLIQLKIGANPLLRFSRFFKVYRCVKFYYIVESRTVWPNLWRVINLIHILLILAHWFGCFYYLLSEAEGFQGDWVYPYRPGDYATLTRKYLGSLYWSTLTLTTIGDLPTPETNAEPNFSVDGPRSIPRRGIRSRLLQFGSNYGYIFTIVSYLIGVFIFATIVGQVGNVITNRNANRLEFERLLDGAKTYMRHHKVPGGMKRRVLRWYDYSWSRGRIQGGGDINTALGLLPDKLKTELALHVNLSVLKKVTIFQECQPEFLHDLVLKMKAYIFTPGDSICRKGEVAREMFIIADGILEVLSETGKVLTTMKAGDFFGEIGILNLDGLNKRTADVRSVGYSELFSLSREDVLAAMKDYPEAQEILQTLGRKRLMEVRCVNKKHAKAQCNNAQSDHPHVYSNINRSDSSENSASKKIVYKLRKDVKGIRSMLKKTRTRRSDESLEIQPLQEILKKGNKTTLKRMSHVRSEEKEEKEEKTNQDKTPSPIGAGLPLLQRLRLLKEKQDREEKTAKAIPPQISPPHVHIANALSPQESIQEEPETEVNEALPLMQRLQMLRNKQETKSSDVKLTVKPNPAVSLKQKIQMLNFAGVPKTDPMNYKLKDDKSTTIDIDQKQTPKILDVQKYIKHDLGAINKSPKAVAGKSLKLIKPSINISSERSDSDMSIKPWSKLKLATIISTSSNNLAKFSPGDSDVEAKTYSSNEIPQTLSQRTSVFTSTTPSTNTLHSVTATSLNTKPTQKTVSANHFNESRKSYHSVFDLSPEYSGLPFVKRLKILNERQKLEELEKALQMRSFSLDSSKISSQFAVPEPLYRCFSDVSEMYSQFFTAYESSSSNSTNTSLSNYNIERKYKYIPPAYLPLSPEQNETAERRKLKCILQKLRHSSEECKSAFQSGNEDSRVTEKPNKILLREPTFEGPPNSAYRFNEDEQYDALRTTSEDKDKHVKISRAPIISAFGLNKCPENRVSSGTQIKAVSKRRNTIQLNNNVMQYTPSSSHTNQRTAKRLKTTIGDSLRTGDILNVEENFNRVWSEINDVIKNHITEMHLKFELQFSVMAREVRKRDEIIANLQSKIRNIELKTFSPRRKSELTRDKPSKLWVDVELESEDHASSSSSAELLFMRGDSLDTVFMSSPPQVQRHSSSSLFNNVCKDSSGYISSRSLYKNKSEGNITTGKQQKRNYVVSVSDLTAN, encoded by the exons gAACCGATCCAATCAACGATGGATGAAGCTTAGAACAACTGTCCAAATATCTTCAGCGATACAGAAAAAACCACCATTAAAACGTGAGGACTCCTTTTTAAAGCGATTCTCTACGCGACAAATTCCAGAAACTCAG gaAACGGTCGAAGACACTGGGTCGGAGAGCGCCTTTGGAGAATCTAATAAAAGTACAAAACGTCGGCGTCGATTTTTACAAAAGCGGCGATCTGTTGTTAATCCAgatgaaaacttttatttctaTTGGTTAATGATACTAACTGTTTctgttttatacaatttatggACTCTTATTGTGCGACAAAGCTTTCCTGAACTGCAG caAGCTGTTCCTATATTTTGGTTTGTTTGTGATACACTTACGGATGTAGTTTTCGTATTCGATATAATTGTCCAACTGCGCACAGGATACCTCGAACAAGGACTAATGGTTTATGATGATAAAAAATTAGCACTTCATTATATACATTCTAGAGATTTCTTTTTTGATATCATATCATTGATTCCCCTGGATTTAATACAACTCAAAATCGGTGCAAATCCTCTTTTACGGTTTTCAAGGTTTTTCAAG GTGTATCGATGTGTCAAATTCTATTACATTGTTGAAAGTAGGACAGTTTGGCCAAACTTATGGCGTGTTATAAActtaattcatattttattaattttggcgCATTGGTTTGGGTGTTTTTATTATCTACTATCGGAAGCTGAAGGATTTCAG gGAGACTGGGTATATCCTTACAGACCAGGAGATTACGCGACATTGACTAGAAAGTATCTAGGTAGTCTTTATTGGTCTACCCTTACCTTAACTACAATTGGAGATTTACCAACGCCCGAAACAAATGCAGA ACCAAATTTTTCAGTGGACGGCCCAAGATCTATACCTAGACGTGGTATACGATCTAGATTACTGCAATTCGGTTCCAATTATGG gtatatttttacaattgtcAGCTATCTTATTGGAGTTTTCATTTTTGCAACCATTGTCGGTCAAGTTGGAAATGTGATAACTAATCGTAATGCTAACCGTCTGGAATTCGAACGCTTGCTGGATGGAGCTAAGACTTACATGCGTCATCATAAG GTTCCAGGTGGAATGAAAAGGCGCGTGCTGCGTTGGTACGACTACAGCTGGTCTAGAGGACGTATTCAAGGAGGAGGTGATATAAACACAGCTTTGGGCTTACTGCCGGACAAGCTGAAAACAGAACTAGCGTTACATGTTAACTTGAGTGTCTTAAAAAAAGTCACTATATTTCAAGAGTGCCAACCTGAATTTTTACATGATTTGGTACTGAAAAtgaaagcatatatatttacaccaGGAGACTCCATTTGCCGTAAAGGTGAGGTAGCCAGAGAAATGTTTATAATAGCTGATGGTATACTGGAAGTGCTTAGTGAAACCGGTAAAGTGCTGACGACAATGAAGGCTGGCGACTTTTTCGGTGAAATCGGAATTCTGAACTTGGATGGCCTTAATAA GCGTACGGCTGATGTACGCTCAGTGGGTTATTCTGAATTGTTTTCATTGTCGAGAGAAGATGTACTCGCCGCTATGAAGGACTACCCCGAAGCACaagaaattttacaaactcttGGACGGAAGCGGCTTATGGAAGTTCGATGTGTAAATAAGAAGCACGCAAAAGCACAATGTAATAACGCGCAATCGGATCATCCACATGTATATAGCAATATTAATCGAAGCGATAGTAGCGAAAATAGTGCCTCAAAAAAAATCGTGTACAAATTAAGAAAAGATGTAAAAGGAATCCGAAGTATGCTTAAAAAGACAAG AACCCGAAGAAGTGATGAATCGTTAGAAATACAACCGCTGCAAGAAATCTTAAAGAAAGGCAATAAAACGACTCTGAAGCGAATGTCACATGTACGTTCTGAAGAGAAAgaggaaaaagaagaaaaaacgaaCCAAGACAAAACACCTAGTCCAATTGGTGCAGGGCTACCGTTGCTCCAAAGGCTACGATTACTTAAAGAGAAACAG GATCGCGAAGAAAAAACGGCAAAGGCAATCCCTCCTCAGATATCTCCCCCACATGTTCATATTGCCAATGCACTATCACCACAGGAATCAATCCAGGAAGAACCGGAGACTGAAGTAAACGAAGCACTTCCACTGATGCAAAGACTACAAATGTTAAGGAATAAACAGGAAACGAAAAGCAGCGACGTGAAGCTTACA GTTAAACCCAATCCTGCTGTGTCTTTAAAGCAAAAGATACAAATGCTTAATTTCGCTGGAGTGCCGAAGACAGATCCTATGAATTACAAGTTGAAAGACGATAAATCGACCACAATAGATATAGATCAAAAGCAGACTCCAAAAATACTTGATGTgcagaaatatattaaacacGATCTAGGTGCAATAAATAAATCGCCAAAGGCGGTAGCAGGAAAgtcattaaaattaataaaaccgtcCATAAACATCTCATCAGAACGCTCAGATAGTGATATGTCTATTAAGCCGTGGTCCAAACTTAAGTTAGCAACGATAATATCAACAAGTTCTAATAATTTAGCGAAATTTTCACCTGGAGATTCAGACGTAGAAGCAAAAACATATTCATCAAACGAAATACCCCAAACGCTTTCTCAAAGGACATCGGTTTTTACATCCACTACACCATCCACAAATACCCTACATTCTGTAACTGCAACCTCCCTAAATACAAAGCCTACACAGAAAACTGTATCAGCAAATCATTTCAACGAAAGCAGAAAATCGTATCACTCTGTTTTTGATTTATCGCCTGAGTATAGTGGGTTACCATTCGTAAAGCGTCTAAAAATTCTGAACGAACGTCAGAAGTTAGAAGAACTTGAAAAGGCACTACAGATGCGAAGTTTTAGCTTAGACAGTTCTAAAATAAGTAGCCAATTCGCAGTGCCAGAACCGTTGTATCGCTGCTTCAGTGATGTTTCTGAGATGTACTCGCAATTTTTTACAGCTTATGAATCCAGTTCATCTAATTCGACGAACACATCTCTGTCAAATTACAACATTGAGaggaaatacaaatatataccacCTGCCTATTTGCCTCTTAGTCCCGAGCAAAATGAAACTGCTGAACGCCGAAAGTTGAAGTGTATTCTACAGAAACTCCGTCACAGTTCAGAGGAATGTAAAAGTGCTTTTCAAAGTGGAAATGAAGACTCTCGCGTGACGGAAAAGCCCAACAAGATATTACTAAGAGAACCGACATTTGAAGG TCCACCCAACAGCGCTTACAGATTTAATGAAGATGAACAATATGATGCCTTGCGAACGACTAGTGAAGACAAAGATAAACACGTAAAGATTTCTCGCGCGCCCATAATTTCCGCTTTTGGATTGAATAAATGCCCAGAAAATCGAGTATCCAGTGGCACTCAAATAAAAGCCGTCTCAAAACGACGAAATACTATTCAACTTAATAATAATGTGATGCAATATACTCCGAGCTCATCCCACACTAATCAACGCACAGCAAAACGGTTGAAAACAACAATTGGAGACTCGTTGAGGACAGGAG aTATCCTTAACGTGGAGGAGAATTTCAATCGTGTTTGGAGTGAAATTAATGATGTAATTAAGAATCACATTACAGAAATGCATTTAAAATTCGAATTACAATTTTCGGTAATGGCCCGAGAAGTAAGAAAACGCGATGAAATCATTGCAAATCTCCAatcaaaaattagaaatatcGAATTAAAAACATTCTCGCCACGAAGAAAAAGTGAACTAACCCGTGATAAGCCTAGCAAATTATGGGTTGATGTAGAACTAGAGTCAGAAGACCATGCCAGCTCCAGTTCATCAGCAGAACTACTTTTTATG CGTGGGGACTCATTGGATACGGTTTTTATGTCATCTCCGCCACAAGTTCAACGACACAGTTCTTCATCGTTATTTAATAATGTTTGCAAAGACTCTTCTGGATACATttcttcacgaagtttgtacaaaaataaatcgGAAGGGAATATTACTACGGGCAAGCAACAAAAGAGAAATTATGTTGTTTCTGTATCAGATCTCACCG CAAATTGA